In a genomic window of Pedobacter sp. KBS0701:
- a CDS encoding RNA polymerase sigma factor, which yields MTALKKLTLTEPELVQALQSKDPAVLKTLYSMYSSALYGVISRIITHTELAEDVLQETFVKIWQSAAHYDHTKGRLFTWMMNIARNLSIDKLRSKDFKNSLKNQDIENNVSFVDEQNKVTFNPDVLGVKQLVENLKPDLQAVLDLVYYKGFTHVEAAEKLDLPLGTVKTRIRLAIIELRRNFN from the coding sequence GTGACTGCATTAAAAAAATTAACTCTAACCGAGCCTGAACTTGTTCAAGCACTGCAATCGAAAGATCCGGCGGTACTAAAAACGCTGTACAGCATGTATTCGTCAGCGCTTTACGGCGTTATTTCACGTATTATTACCCACACAGAGCTTGCAGAAGATGTATTACAAGAAACTTTCGTAAAAATCTGGCAGTCTGCAGCACACTATGATCATACAAAAGGACGTTTGTTTACGTGGATGATGAATATTGCCCGCAATTTATCGATCGATAAACTCCGTTCTAAAGATTTTAAGAATTCACTCAAAAACCAAGATATAGAAAATAACGTAAGTTTCGTTGATGAACAAAACAAGGTTACGTTTAACCCGGATGTTCTTGGTGTTAAGCAACTTGTAGAAAACCTTAAACCGGATTTACAAGCAGTTCTTGATTTAGTTTATTACAAGGGTTTCACACATGTGGAAGCCGCAGAAAAGTTAGATCTGCCATTAGGTACGGTGAAAACCCGGATCCGGTTGGCTATTATTGAATTGAGAAGGAATTTTAATTGA